In a single window of the Pithys albifrons albifrons isolate INPA30051 chromosome 19, PitAlb_v1, whole genome shotgun sequence genome:
- the BPTF gene encoding nucleosome-remodeling factor subunit BPTF isoform X9, producing MRGRRGRPAKQQQPAAAAPASTAAPAGPIGGLRSRQRGTSRGRWAAAAQPEAPAGPKQQHKAAGAAQASPPAAASPRGAGRRKAGGGTPGKGRGRAGSAQPGAAAGGGGGHGRAASARRSISKVVYDDHESEEEEDESMVSEEEEEEADPEDNQDSEEEDEEEIMEEDDDDDSDYPEEMEDEDDASYCTESSFRSHSTYSSTPGRRRQRAHRPRSPILEEKDIPPLEFPKSSEDLMVPSEHIMNVIAIYEVLRNFGTVLRLSPFRFEDFCAALVSQEQCTLMAEMHIVLLKAVLREEDTSNTTFGPADLKDSVNSTLYFIDGMTWPEVLRVYCESDKEYHHVLPYQETEDYPYGPVENKIKVLQFLVDQFLTTNIAREELMSEGVIQYDDHCRVCHKLGDLLCCETCSAVYHLECVKPPLEEVPEDEWQCEVCVAHKVPGVTDCVAEIQKNKPYIRHEPIGYDRHRRKYWFLNRRIIIEEDSESEKDKKIWYYSTKIQLAELIECLDKDYWEADLCKTLEELREEVHRHMDVTEDLTNKARGNNKSFLSAANDEILDIIRARKGEIVEDKNTGDEEGEKAKSDVDNDQTDAERDKEDSGDQDKTEETHNEQDVEKEKTEEATVVGDKSNSVTPSDDNTTNPSAGDSSCPEGKSVGCQSEPPDSKNVAEKKVAPEPPLQLSEETGQMIPSSSGCAAPAQPEAENSSGSEQNDSFRSLEDADNAEGASQASEDIGEKSNGERSDSPGAGRGTGGSTRMLTRLRNPDSKLSQMKNQQVAAAAQEANKLYKEPREVLVVNSQGEVSRVSTKKDVVIKANMNNYFKLGQEGKYRVYHNQYATNSFALNKHQHREDHDKRRHLSHKFCLTPAGEFKWNGSVHGSKVLTISTLRLTIIQLENNIPASFLHPNWASHRSNWIKAVQMCSKPREFALALAILECAIKPVVMLPIWRESLGHTRLRRMTAIEREEKEKVKKKERKQEEEETMQQATWVKYTFPVKHQVWKQKGEEYRVTGYGGWSWISKTHVHRFMPKLPGNTNANYRKLLSTKSEDEKCNLDKRKGPTKVKTEKDRAREPRDVQAKDKADGSETLEKVKEEKLCEEKAEVDTISENLDHAKDTVEKEIDGENDKVIKEEPMDVDDVKSESSLKDEDGPCKLDIINVSEGFHLRTCYKRKVKSSKLDGLLERRIRQFTLEEKQRLERLRLEAAGRAGGTGAGSPQGHPEQPLRRGREGTQGDISAQGQPCVSGKSQAEDAERDSLPISSISSTKTGEEDEPLTSKGEGQLLGEGSPHSSEGESSIHNDGKENSPEPMAAKCQGQEALGEPESSLVDGLKQTSTGGRVKWDVSDTDEKSLKQKLPMTRVSQRELENLGPVVPESGCRRDPVATPERPESDSEQQSKDPENNCITKSHEETSSSQESEMEEEIAPVKTESKSEKKIKFHQKSASKDLEPLKTGLSSERNFESQTLEHMDGVDVNEDSLSSKLTEANGQKKGQELKVETSTVNKYLDQTNVNTDKRNNKDEETETDVGKEKSSFQMNGKDSAIKGLSNADCSVKDTCEARAGDIEPKVNNINKSLPEHEIKPLTFKESAVKPFMNGDIVVEDTKDKKNVDSKSCLQSSPRSESGESLQPAGEVPKYVQKAGQNQLSPEGSASAGSASPPTKTVCKDKSLSSETESMETEPTEEGKVPSPAASCEESTLSSHFADQNGVQTCKMENINGESKVKTVITEVTTTTSTVSTESKTVLKVAETGAASEENTTVVSSTENCAISTVTTTTTVTKLTTPATDSNTDVISVQEHSKTVVTTTVTDSLTTPEGTLVTSMTVSKEYSTKDKVKLMKFARPKKSRSGTALPSYRKFVTKSSKKSIFVLPNDDLKKLARRGGIREVPYFNYNAKPALDIWPYPSPRPTFGITWRYRLQTVKSLAGVSLMLRLLWACLKWDDMAAKAPPGGGTTRTETTETEITTTEIIKRRDVGPYGIRSEYCIRKIICPIGVPEAPKETPTPQRKGLRSSALRPKRPETPKQTGPVIMETWVAEEELELWEIRAFAERVEKEKAQAVEQQAKKRLEQQKQVPAGAVGPVATTSSSTATTVSTPQKVVVGPLAGPVPTGTKVVLTTKVGSPATVTFQQNKNFHQTFATWVKQGQASTGVVQVQQKVLGIIPSTTGASQTFTSFQPRTATVTIRPNTTGTLGTTSTSQVVPGPPLRPGMTVIRTPLQQAALGKTIIRAPVVVQQGQTQQVVTQIIRGQPVSTAVSSTSTASPSAGQKAAPSPGAAPAAVPAQPPQPPRPQQGQVKLTMAQLTQLTQGQGGSQGLTVVIQGQGQTTGQLQLIPQGVTVIPGPGQQLMQAAMPNGTIQRFLFTPLPAAATTASTTTTTTTASPSTSGAREQKQVPAASAVPAVPGQPQSQAVLPEAPSQPEAPAPAADPALAPDTPCPAQAPPQLAGLSPPCPTQPQTAVPPGLAQPPAQVVMKQNAVIEHLKQKKMLTPAEREENQRMIVCNQVMKYILDKIDKEEKQAAKKRKREESVEQKRSKQNATKLSALLFKHKEQLKAEILKKRALLDKDLQIEVQEEIKRDLAKIKREKEKAQAAAAAAAAAAAAAAPPPPPPVPPVPPPQQAASVTSCSSTTVPVPVSSQKRKREEEKDSSASKSKKKKMISTTSKETKKDTKLYCICKTPYDESKFYIGCDRCQNWYHGRCVGILQSEADLIDEYVCPQCQSTEDAMTVLSPLTDKDYEGLRRVLRSLQAHKMAWPFLEPVDPNDAPDYYGVIKEPMDLATMEERILKRYYKKVTEFVADMTKIFDNCRYYNPSDSPFYQCAEVLESFFVQKLKGFKASRSHNNKLQSTAS from the exons gaggcggcggcggccaCGGCAGGGCGGCCTCGGCCAGGAGGAGCATCAGCAAAGTGGTGTACGACGATCATGAgagcgaggaggaggaggacgagaGCATGGTGtccgaggaggaggaggaggaggcagaccCCGAGGATAACCAGGACTCCGAGGAGGAAGACGAGGAGGAGATAATGGAGGAGGACGACGACGACGACTCCGACTACCCCGAGGAGATGGAGGATGAGGACGACGCCAGTTATTGCACTGAGAGCAGCTTCAGGAGCCACAGCACCTACAGCAGCACCCCAG GTAGGAGAAGACAAAGAGCACATCGTCCTCGTTCTCCAATACTGGAAGAGAAGGATATCCCACCCTTGGAGTTTCCCAAATCCTCAGAGGACTTAATGGTGCCTAGTGAGCATATAATGAATGTTATTGCCATCTATGAGGTACTGAGGAACTTTGGCACTGTTTTACGCCTCTCTCCTTTTCGTTTTGAGGacttctgtgctgctctggtaAGTCAAGAGCAGTGCACACTTATGGCAGAGATGCATATAgtgcttttaaaagcagttttacGTGAAGAAGACACTTCAAATACTACCTTTGGACCTGCTGACCTCAAAGATAGCGTTAATTCCACTTTGTATTTCATAGATGGAATGACGTGGCCAGAGGTCCTGCGGGTATATTGTGAGAGTGACAAGGAATACCATCATGTTCTTCCTTACCAAGAGACAGAGGACTATCCCTATGGACCCGTAGAGAATAAAATCAAAGTGCTGCAGTTCTTAGTGGATCAGTTCCTCACCACAAACATTGCCCGCGAAGAGCTGATGTCCGAGGGCGTCATTCAGTACGATGACCACTGTAGGGTGTGCCACAAGCTGGGGGACCTGCTGTGCTGCGAGACCTGCTCGGCCGTGTACCACCTGGAGTGCGTGAAGCCGCCGCTGGAGGAGGTGCCCGAGGACGAGTGGCAGTGCGAGGTGTGCGTGGCACACAAGGTGCCCGGGGTCACCGACTGCGTGGCCGAGATCCAAAAGAACAAGCCCTACATCCGGCACGAGCCCATCGGATACGACCGGCACCGGCGGAAATACTGGTTCCTCAACAGGAGGATCATCAT AGAGGAAGATTCAGAAAGTGAGAAGGATAAGAAGATCTGGTACTACAGCACAAAGatccagctggcagagctgattGAGTGCCTGGACAAGGATTACTGGGAAGCTGATCTATGCAAAACCCTGGAGGAGCTGCGAGAGGAGGTGCATCGGCACATGGATGTGACAGAGGACCTGACCAACAAAGCAAGGGGCAACAACAagtctttcctttctgcagcaAATG ATGAAATTTTGGACATTATCAGagcaagaaaaggagaaatagtgGAAGATAAAAACACAGGAgatgaggaaggagaaaaggccAAAAGTGATGTTGATAATGACCAGACAGATGCTGAGAGAGACAAGGAAGACTCTGGAGACCAAGATAAAACTGAGGAAACACACAATGAGCAAGatgtggaaaaggagaaaacagaag AGGCCACAGTCGTTGGGGATAAAAGTAACTCTGTGACACCAAGTGATGACAACACCACAAATCCCTCTGCAGGAGACAGTAGTTGCCCTGAAGGGAAGAGCGTGGGGTGTCAGTCAGAACCCCCCGATAGCAAGAACGTGGCAGAGAAGAAGGTGGCACCAGAGCCCCCCCTGCAGCTCTCAG AAGAAACTGGCCAGATGATccccagcagcagtggctgtgctgcccctgcccagcccgaGGCTGAgaacagcagtggcagtgagcaGAACGACTCCTTCAGGAGCCTGGAGGATGCTGACAATGCAGAGGGGGCTTCCCAGGCCTCAGAGGACATAG GAGAGAAGTCTAATGGGGAAAGGAGTGAttctccaggagcagggagaggcacAGGAGGCTCCACACGGATGCTCACCAGGCTGAGGAATCCTGACAGCAAACTGAGCCAGATGAAAAACCAGCAggttgctgctgcagcacaggaagcaaacaagtTATATAAAGAGCCCAGAGAG GTTCTGGTGGTCAACTCTCAAGGTGAGGTGTCCCGAGTGAGCACGAAGAAGGACGTTGTGATTAAAGCAAATATGAACAACTATTTcaagctggggcaggaggggaagtACCGTGTTTATCACAACCAATATGCCACCAACTCCTTTGCACTGAAcaagcaccagcacagggaggaccACGACAAGAGGAGACACCTCTCCCATAAGTTCTGCCTGACTCCAGCTGGAGAGTTCAAGTGGAACGGGTCTGTGCACGGGTCCAAAGTTCTCACCATTTCCACCTTGAGGCTCACTATTATCCAGCTGGAAAACAATATCCCAGCATCCTTCCTTCACCCTAACTGGGCTTCCCACAG GTCTAACTGGATTAAGGCTGTTCAGATGTGCAGCAAACCCCGAGAATTTGCACTAGCACTGGCTATATTGGAGTGTGCAATTAAACCAGTTGTCATGCTGCCCATCTGGAGGGAATCCCTGGGCCACACCAG ATTGCGCAGAATGACAGCAatagagagagaagagaaggagaaagtgaaaaaaaaggagaggaaacaagaggaagaagaaaccaTGCAGCAAGCCACGTGGGTGAAGTACACATTTCCTGTCAAACACCAG GTTTGGAAGCAAAAAGGAGAGGAATACAGAGTAACAGGCTATGGTGGCTGGAGCTGGATTAGTAAAACCCACGTCCACAGGTTTATGCCCAAACTGCCAGGAAATACTAATGCAAATTACAGGAAATTGCTATCAA CAAAGAGTGAAGATGAGAAATGCAACTTGGATAAACGAAAAGGGCCAACGAAGGTGAAAACAGAGAAGGACAGAGCGAGGGAGCCCCGAGATGTGCAGGCAAAAGACAAGGCAGATGGTTCAGAAACCCTGGAGAAAGTGAAAGAGGAAAAGTTGtgtgaagaaaaagcagaagttgaTACAATTTCTGAAAACTTAGACCATGCAAAAGACACAG tggaaaaagaaatcGATGGTGAGAATGACAAAGTCATCAAGGAAGAGCCCATGGATGTAGATGATGTGAAAAGTGAATCCTCCCTGAAGGACGAGGACGGCCCCTGCAAGCTGGATATCATCAATGTCAGCGAGGGCTTTCACTTAAGGACTTGCTACAAAAGGAAGGTGAAGTCCTCCAAGCTGGACGGGCTGCTGGAGCGGCGCATCAGGCAGTTCACCCTGGAGGAGAAGCAGCGCCTGGAGAGGCTGAGGCTGGAGGCTGCTGGGAGagcggggggcacaggggctgggagcccccagggacacccagagcagccactcaggaggggcagggagggcacccaGGGTGACATCTCCGCCCAAGGTCAGCCCTGTGTGTCAGGGAAGAGCCAAGCTGAGGATGCAGAACGTGACTCTCTGCCCATCAGCAGCATCTCCTCAACCAAAACTGGTGAGGAGGATGAGCCTTTGACAAGCAAAGgagaggggcagctcctgggtgAAGGCTCACCTCACTCCTCTGAAGGAGAAAGCTCCATTCACAATGATGGGAAAGAGAACAGCCCTGAACCCATGGCTGCTAAGTGTCAAGGACAGGAGGCTCTTGGAGAGCCTGAGAGTTCTTTAGTGGATGGTTTGAaacaaaccagcacaggaggcaGAGTCAAATGGGATGTTTCAGACACAGATGAAAAATCTTTGAAACAAAAACTACCTATGACCAGAGTATCTCAACGAGAGCTCGAGAACTTGGGGCCAGTGGTGCCTGAAAGTGGCTGTCGAAGGGATCCTGTGGCCACTCCTGAAAGACCAGAGTCAGATTCTGAACAGCAGAGCAAAGATCCAGAAAACAATTGTATCACAAAAAGCCATGAGGAAACATCGTCCTCTCAAGAAAGTGAAATGGAGGAAGAAATTGCTCCTGTAAAGACTGAAAgtaaatctgaaaagaaaattaaatttcaccAAAAATCTGCTAGTAAAGATCTGGAACCACTTAAAACAGGGTTGAGTTCTGAAAGAAACTTTGAAAGTCAAACTCTGGAACACATGGATGGGGTGGATGTTAATGAGGATTCACTGAGCTCTAAACTAACAGAGGCTAATGGTCAGAAGAAAGGTCAGGAACTGAAGGTGGAGACAAGCACTGTAAACAAATACCTTGATCAGACAAATGTAAATACTGACAAAAGGAATAATAAAGATGAAGAAACTGAGACAGATGTAGGAAAAGAGAAGTCGTCATTTCAGATGAATGGAAAAGACAGTGCCATTAAAGGGTTATCAAATGCTGACTGCTCagtgaaagacacctgtgaagCCAGGGCAGGGGATATTGAACCAAAagttaataatattaataagtCCCTTCCAGAACATGAAATAAAACCCTTGACTTTTAAGGAATCTGCAGTAAAACCCTTCATGAATGGTGACATCGTGGTAGAGGACACAAAGGACAAAAAGAACGTGGACTCCAAGTCCTGTCTGCAGAGTTCACCCAGGTCTGAGTCTGGAGAGAGTCTTCAGCCAGCAGGTGAAGTTCCCAAGTATGTGCAGAAGGCTGGACAAAACCAGCTTTCTCCTGAGGGATCTGCCAGTGCTGGCTCTGCTTCCCCACCAACAAAGACTGTCTGTAAAGATAAAAGCCTGAGCAGTGAGACAGAATCCATGGAAACTGAACCCACTGAGGAGGGGAAAGTTCCATCTCCTGCAGCCTCATGTGAGGAATCCACCTTGAGTAGTCACTTTGCTGACCAGAATGGTGTACAGAcatgcaaaatggaaaatatcaaTGGAGAAAGCAAAGTCAAGACTGTTATTACTGAGGTGACAACCACAACTTCGACCGTGTCCACGGAATCCAAGACGGTGCTTAAGGTGGCAGAGACTGGAGCTGCCAGCGAGGAGAACACCACAGTGGTTTCATCCACAGAAAACTGTGCCATATCCActgtcaccaccaccaccactgtgACCAAGCTCACCACTCCAGCCACAGACAGCAACACTGATGTCATTTCTGTGCAGGAGCACAGCAAGACAGTGGTTACAACAACTGTCACCGACTCCCTCACCACCCCAGAAGGCACTTTGGTGACTTCCATGACTGTCAGCAAAGAATATTCCACAAAAGACAAAGTCAAGTTAATGAAGTTTGCAAGACCCAAAAAATCTCGTTCTGGAACTGCCTTACCATCTTACAGAAAATTTGTTAccaaaagcagtaaaaaaagtATATTTGTTTTACCCAATGATGACTTAAAGAAGCTGGCCAGGAGAGGAGGGATCAGAGAGGTTCCCTATTTCAATTACAATGCAAAGCCTGCCTTGGATATCTGGCCATATCCATCCCCAAGACCAACTTTTGGGATCACTTGGAG GTACCGACTTCAAACAGTCAAGTCCTTGGCTGGGGTGAGCCTGATGTTGAGGTTGCTGTGGGCATGTCTCAAGTGGGATGATATGGCAGCAAAAGCTCCTCCTGGGGGAGGGACCACCAGGACAg AAACAACTGAAACTGAGATTACAACAACAGAAATAATCAAGAGGAGAGATGTTGGTCCGTATGGAATCCGGTCAGAGTACTGtataagaaaaattatttgtccCATTGGTGTACCAGAGGCTCCTAAAG AAACCCCAACACCGCAGAGGAAGGGACTGCGATCAAGTGCCCTCAGGCCAAAAAGGCCAGAAACACCCAAGCAAACAGGCCCTGTGATAATGGAAACGtgggtggcagaggaggagctggagctgtgggagatCAGGGCATTTGCTGAAAG ggtggagaaggaaaaggcacagGCAGTTGAACAACAGGCTAAG aagcggctggagcagcagaagcaggtCCCGGCAGGGGCGGTGGGCCCTGTGGCCACCACgtccagcagcactgccaccacCGTGTCCACCCCTCAGAAGGTCGTGGTGGGCCCCCTGGCAGGCCCAGTGCCCACGGGAACCAAGGTCGTGCTGACCACCAAAGTGGGCTCTCCAGCTACAGTCACATTCCAACAGAACAAGAACTTCCATCAGACTTTTGCCACGTGGGTTAAACAAGGCCAGGCTTCAACAG gTGTGGTTCAAGTTCAGCAAAAGGTATTGGGTATCATTCCATCAACTACAGGTGCAAGTCAAACCTTTACTTCATTCCAGCCAAGGACAGCAACTGTTACCATTAGGCCAAACACCACAGGGACATTAGGAACAACAAGCACTTCACAG gtgGTGCCGGGGCCTCCGCTGCGCCCGGGGATGACGGTGATCCGGACTCCGCTCCAGCAGGCTGCCCTCGGCAAGACCATCATCCGAGCTCCTGTGGTGGTGCAACAAG GTCAGACCCAGCAGGTGGTGACTCAGATAATCCGGGGGcagcctgtctccacagcagtgtccagcaccagcacagcctctcccagtgctgggcagaaagctgcccccagccccggggctgcccccgcCGCGGTGCCCGcgcagcccccgcagcccccgcgcccGCAGCAGGGGCAGGTGAAGCTCACCATGGCCCAgctcacacagctcacacagggacag ggTGGGAGCCAAGGCTTAACTGTGGTAATTCAGGGACAAGGTCAAACTACTGGTCAATTACAACTAATCCCTCAGGGTGTGACTGTGATACCtggcccaggacagcagctAATGCAGGCAGCTATGCCCAATGGTACCATCCAGAGGTTCCTTTTCAcccccctgccagcagctgctacAACAGCCAgcacaaccaccaccaccaccaccgcTTCTCCTTCCACCTCGG GTGCTAGGGAGCAGAAGCAGGTGCCGgcagcctcagcagtgccagcagtgccgGGGCAGCcgcagagccaggctgtgctgcccgAGGCCCCGAGCCAGCCCGAGGCACCCGCTCCTGCCGCCGACCCCGCGCTGGCTCCCGACACGccgtgcccagcacaggctccacCGCAGCTCGCGGGGCTGTCCCCGCCCTGCCCGACACAGCCACAGACCGCAGTGCCCCCCGGCCTGGCACAGCCGCCAGCTCAG GTGGTTATGAAGCAGAATGCTGTCATAGAACACTTGAAGCAGAAGAAGATGCTGACTCCAgctgagagggaagaaaatcagAG GATGATTGTGTGCAACCAGGTGATGAAGTACATCCTGGATAAGATAGACAAGGAGGAGAAGCAGGCGGCGAAGAAGCGGAAGCGCGAGGAGAGCGTGGAGCAGAAGCGCAGCAAGCAGAACGCCACCAAGCTCTCCGCGCTGCTCTTCAagcacaaggagcagctgaaagctgaaatactgaaaaaaagagcACTTCTGGACAAAGATCTGCAGATTGAAGTGCAG GAGGAGATAAAGAGAGACTTGGCtaaaattaagagagaaaaggaaaaggcccaggcagcagcagctgcagcagccgcagccgccgccgccgctgccccaccaccaccacccccagtgccaccagtgccaccaccaCAGCAGGCAGCCAGCgtcacctcctgctcctccaccactgtcccagtgccagTCTCCTCCCAGAAGAGGAAAcgagaggaggagaaggactCCTCAGCCTCCAAGtccaagaagaagaaaatgattTCTACTACCTCAAAGGAAACGAAGAAGGACACAAAGCTTTACTGCATCTGTAAAACGCCTTACGACGAGTCCAA GTTCTACATCGGCTGTGACCGGTGCCAGAACTGGTACCACGGGCGCTGCGTGGGCATCCTGCAGAGCGAGGCCGACCTCATCGACGAGTACGTGTGCCCGCAGTGCCAGTCCACCGAGGACGCCATGACCGTGCTCAGCCCCCTCACCGACAAGGACTACGAGGGGCTGAGGAGGGTCCTGCGCTCCCTGCAG